The Triticum aestivum cultivar Chinese Spring chromosome 7B, IWGSC CS RefSeq v2.1, whole genome shotgun sequence genome window below encodes:
- the LOC123160235 gene encoding uncharacterized protein, translating into MAAAAAAAAAAACRRAVSYTLRGPPAESLAATAAAAATGDQFVDLLDANFNKPAPTPPAKTCTENNSPTFATSGDPCLDFFFHVVPDTPAETVSSLLANAWAAEPTTALRLACNLRGVRGTGKSDREGFYAAALWMHGSHPATLALNARPVAEFGYLKDLPEILHRIIHGGVSTTASTPKKQWSEDSEESMYGGTSEARIAASLKRDQEEAAQAAVERRKKRADAAARAVERYARDPNYRLLHDMTADVFAALLAEDMKKLSDGNIDLSLAGKWCPSIDSCYDRSTLICEAIARRLFPKGSAPDLPEDLPDAYYAYRARERLRKDAYVPLRHALKLPEIFISARAWGEVVYTRVASVAMKNYKDLFLEHDEDRFNSYLADVKSGKAKIAAGALLPHEILKSAYDDDGAADLQWKRMVEDLLALGKLNNCLAVCDVSGSMNGLPMDVCVALGLLLSELCDEPWRHRVITFSGQPQLHHISGDTLAEKTQFIREMQWDMNTDFQAVFDQLLRVAVAGKVPPERMVKKVFVFSDMEFDQASSRPWETDYEAITRKYSEAGYGDAVPQIVFWNLRDSDSVPVTAHQKGVALVSGFSKNMVKLFLEGEYILSPRAVMEKAIAGPEYQKLVVFD; encoded by the coding sequence atggcggcggcggcggcggcggcggcggctgcggcgtgcCGCAGGGCCGTCTCCTACACCCTGCGCGGTCCGCCGGCCGAGAGCCTCGCCGCAACGGCAGCTGCGGCCGCCACCGGCGACCAGTTCGTGGACCTGCTCGACGCCAACTTCAACAagcctgccccgacgccgccggcgAAGACGTGCACGGAGAACAACTCCCCGACGTTCGCCACCTCGGGTGACCCCTGCCTCGACTTCTTCTTCCACGTCGTTCCCGACACCCCGGCCGAGACCGTGTCATCTCTCCTCGCAAACGCCTGGGCCGCCGAGCCTACCACCGCGCTCCGCCTCGCCTGCAACCTCCGTGGCGTGCGCGGCACCGGCAAGTCCGACCGGGAGGGGTTCTACGCCGCCGCGCTCTGGATGCATGGCTCCCACCCCGCCACGCTCGCCCTCAACGCGCGCCCGGTGGCCGAGTTCGGATACCTCAAGGACCTCCCCGAGATCCTCCACCGCATCATCCATGGCGGTGTCTCCACCACCGCCAGCACCCCAAAGAAGCAGTGGAGCGAAGACTCGGAAGAGTCCATGTACGGGGGTACGAGCGAGGCGCGCATTGCTGCCAGCCTGAAGCGCGACCAGGAGGAGGCCGCCCAGGCCGCCGTCGAGCGCAGGAAGAAGCGCGCGGATGCAGCGGCGAGAGCCGTCGAGAGGTACGCCCGGGACCCGAACTACCGCCTCCTGCACGACATGACGGCCGACGTGTTCGCCGCCCTACTCGCTGAGGACATGAAGAAGCTCTCGGATGGCAACATCGACCTCTCGCTTGCCGGAAAATGGTGCCCGTCGATCGACAGCTGCTACGACCGCTCCACGCTCATCTGCGAGGCCATCGCGCGCCGCCTCTTCCCCAAGGGCTCGGCGCCCGATCTTCCCGAGGACTTGCCGGACGCGTACTATGCCTACCGCGCGCGAGAGCGCCTCCGCAAGGACGCGTACGTGCCGCTGCGCCATGCCCTCAAGCTCCCCGAGATCTTCATCTCGGCGCGCGCGTGGGGCGAGGTGGTGTACACGCGCGTGGCCTCCGTCGCGATGAAGAACTACAAGGACCTCTTCCTCGAGCACGACGAAGATCGTTTCAACAGCTACCTCGCCGACGTCAAGTCCGGCAAGGCGAAGATCGCGGCGGGCGCTCTGCTGCCGCACGAAATCCTGAAGTCCGCCTACGACGACGATGGAGCCGCGGACCTGCAGTGGAAGCGGATGGTTGAGGACCTGCTGGCGCTGGGCAAGCTCAACAACTGCCTCGCCGTCTGCGACGTGTCGGGCAGCATGAACGGCCTCCCCATGGACGTATGCGTCGCgctcggcctcctcctctccgAGCTCTGCGACGAGCCATGGCGCCACCGCGTCATCACCTTCAGCGGGCAGCCGCAGCTGCACCACATCTCCGGCGACACCCTCGCGGAGAAGACACAATTCATACGCGAGATGCAATGGGACATGAACACCGACTTCCAGGCGGTGTTCGACCAGCTCCTGCGCGTGGCCGTCGCCGGCAAGGTCCCTCCGGAGCGCATGGTGAAGAAGGTGTTCGTGTTCAGCGACATGGAGTTCGACCAGGCGTCGTCGAGGCCGTGGGAGACCGACTACGAGGCGATCACGAGGAAGTATTCTGAGGCCGGGTACGGCGACGCCGTGCCGCAGATCGTCTTCTGGAACCTGCGCGACTCAGACTCGGTGCCGGTGACGGCGCATCAGAAGGGGGTGGCGCTCGTGAGCGGCTTCTCCAAGAATATGGTGAAGCTGTTCCTCGAGGGCGAATACATCCTGTCACCGAGGGCCGTCATGGAGAAGGCCATCGCTGGGCCGGAGTACCAGAAGCTCGTTGTGTTCGACTGA
- the LOC123160413 gene encoding bidirectional sugar transporter SWEET6a, with translation MVSADAARNIVGIIGNVISFGLFLSPTPTFWRICKAKDVEEFKPDPYLATLLNCMLWVFYGLPIVHPNSILVVTINGIGLVIEGIYLIIFFIYSTNNKRLKMLAVLGAEAAFMVAVVVGVLLGAHTHEKRSMIVGILCVIFGSIMYASPLTIMGKVIRTKSVEYMPFFLSLVNFLNGCCWTAYALIKFDLYVTIPNGLGAFFGLIQLILYACYYKSTPKKEKSVELPTAVNNNTGGSGNVSVTVER, from the exons ATGGTCTCCGCCGATGCAGCTCGCAACATCGTCGGCATCATCGGCAATGTCATCTCCTTCGGGCTCTTCCTCTCCCCCAC GCCGACGTTCTGGCGGATCTgcaaggccaaggacgtggaggAATTCAAGCCGGACCCCTACCTGGCGACGCTGCTCAACTGCATGCTCTGGGTCTTCTACGGACTCCCCATCGTCCACCCCAACAGCATCCTCGTCGTCACCATAAACGGCATCGGGCTCGTCATCGAGGGCATCtacctcatcatcttcttcatctacTCCACCAACAACAAGAGG CTGAAGATGCTCGCCGTGCTCGGCGCCGAGGCGGCGTTCATGGTGGCTGTGGTGGTCGGCGTGCTCCTCGGCGCCCACACCCACGAAAAGCGCTCCATGATCGTCGGCATCCTCTGTGTCATCTTTGGCTCCATCATGTATGCCTCCCCGCTCACCATCATG GGTAAAGTGATAAGGACCAAGAGCGTGGAGTACATGCCATTCTTCCTATCGCTGGTGAACTTCCTCAACGGCTGCTGCTGGACAGCCTATGCGCTCATCAAGTTTGATCTCTACGTGACG ATCCCCAATGGCCTCGGTGCTTTTTTCGGCCTCATCCAGCTGATCCTCTACGCCTGCTACTACAAGTCGACGCCGAAGAAGGAGAAGAGCGTCGAGCTGCCCACTGCCGTCAACAACAACACTGGCGGCAGCGGCAACGTCTCCGTTACCGTCGAGAGATAA